GAGTGCATACAACATTCCGGAAAAAGCCGTCGTAATTCTCTCAGTAGGAAGGTTGGTGAAGTCGAAAGGTTCTGATCGCGTGATTGAGAATTTAACACTCCTGTTGACTCTGGGGATGGATGTTCACTATATACTTTGTGGGCAAGGTCCTTATGAGTCCGCACTGAGAAATCTAGCCAGTCGCTTGCGGGTGCAGGGACGAGTTCATTTTGCTGGATATGTCCCTGACCGAGAATTAGCCGGATACTATGCAGCATGTGACATACTTGCAATGCTGAGTTTGGGAGACAATAAAGCTCCCAAAGTTGGGGGTTTTGGTATCGTCTGTTTAGAAGCCGGTTACTTTGGTAAACCTGTGATTGCATCTCGCTTGGGGAATGTAGTAGATACAGTTCACCACGAGGAAAATGGCATACTCGTTAATCCCAATTCCGGCTATGAGGTTTTTCATGCTTTCAAGCGATTGTGTCAAGACCAAAAGCTGCGCGAACAACTCGGTCGTCAAGGAAAACAATTAGCAAAACGCAAAACCTTACACCGCTCAATTTACGTTGCTGATCGCGACTCATGTTTATTAACTTAACCACCACCAACTATGGTGACTATTTCCAAGCGATCGCCCTGCTGTACTGTTGTTTGCGACCAAAACTGACGGTGTAAAATCTCGCCGTTATACTCTACTGCTACCAAGCGGGGATTGAAACCCAATTGTTGGAGTAAGTCGGGTAAAGGTGTTTGGGGTAAGCAGTTACGAGCTTCCCCATTAACAACAAGTGTAATCCTGTCAGACATAAAACATATCAGGTTCTGGTTGAATGCGACTTATTAGCTGTGAGAGGAAAAATTGTGTCACGAGGGTGGGTTGTTCGGCTTGCATGAGACTACGCACTACAGCCACACGGTTTGCTCCCGCGTTAATGACCTCATTAATGTTGTTTGGATCTATTCCCCCAATGGCAAACCAAGGTATGGGACAATTTTTAGCCGCATAGCTGACGTATTCTAAGCCAGCAGCTGGCTTACCCTCTTTTGTAGGAGTTGCATATACTGGTCCGACACCAACATAATCTGCACCTTCAGCGATCGCTGCTTGCATTTCTTCGGAGTTTGTGGTAGAGCGACCTATCAAACGGTGAGGACCAAGTAATTGTCGGGCAATAGCAATCGGCAAATCTTGTTGCCCCAAATGCACCCCATCAGCATCTA
The sequence above is a segment of the Mastigocladopsis repens PCC 10914 genome. Coding sequences within it:
- the thiS gene encoding sulfur carrier protein ThiS, which produces MSDRITLVVNGEARNCLPQTPLPDLLQQLGFNPRLVAVEYNGEILHRQFWSQTTVQQGDRLEIVTIVGGG